One part of the Vicia villosa cultivar HV-30 ecotype Madison, WI linkage group LG6, Vvil1.0, whole genome shotgun sequence genome encodes these proteins:
- the LOC131609296 gene encoding PRA1 family protein A1-like has protein sequence MDWGNVTAEDLVDALREVDWSSPPRPLSEFFSRFTVPRSSSKWNSRLKCNLYYYRTNYFILIVSVLILGFLRRPLAIVAALLTALSIAFLNDSFAGTFSEKVTRTVRQFSPHLAAKMRPPLTPVIRGRPSAKRAIYICGRPRWVFVLIFSSASFFLWFVSAGLLTVLWALAIGLLATILHASFRTPNLKARLNTFREEFRAVWRNYSEL, from the exons ATGGATTGGGGAAACGTTACCGCTGAAGATCTCGTCGACGCTCTCCGTGAAGTCGATTGGTCATCGCCGCCGCGTCCTCTCTCCGAATTCTTCTCCCGATTCACCGTTCCGCGATCTTCCTCCAAATGGAACAGCCGCCTCAAATGCAATCTCTACTA CTACAGGACCAACTATTTCATTTTGATTGTTTCTGTTCTCA TATTGGGGTTTCTTCGGAGGCCGCTTGCTATTGTGGCTGCACTTCTTACAGCACTAAGCATAGCCTTTCTAAATGACAG CTTTGCAGGTACCTTTAGTGAGAAGGTGACAAGAACAGTTAGGCAATTTTCACCTCATTTAGCTGCCAAAATGAGACCCCCGCTTAC GCCTGTTATTCGTGGACGTCCATCAGCTAAGAGAGCAATTTATATTTGTGGCCGGCCTCGTTGGGTGTTTGTCTTGATATTTTCTTCTG CAAGTTTCTTTCTTTGGTTTGTTTCGGCTGGTCTCCTGACTGTTTTATGGGCGCTTGCTATTGGTCTCCTTG CTACCATCCTGCATGCAAGCTTTAGAACACCTAACCTGAAAGCACGTCTAAACACATTCCGTGAAGAATTTCGTGCTGTATGGCGCAATTACAGCGAGCTGTAG